The genomic window GCAAAGGAAAAGGCAAACACGATAGCAGCAGCTGCAGGAATTGCCATCTCAAAGCCGGCAAACATAATCGAGGGTTCTTCTGCCCATTTCGTCCAGCCAAACTACAGGGCCATGGATATGGCGAAAATGGCATCGGAAACCGCCCCTACCCCAATTTCTGAAGGGGAATTAATGATCGAAGCCAATGTGACTGTTATTTATGATTACTGATAAGGGTCGGCGGAGAATGCATCCGCCGGGAGTCGGTCGCGAGTCAATAGCAAATCAATTGGCAATCAGTTGGTTAGTATCTGAGAACAAGACCCTTCCTCGTCCTCCCGGTATGCTCCTGAGCCGGGATCCACGGGTATTTGGGTTTGCTTTTATTGTGCGGACCATCTTTGATGTCAGGAGCTTGATCTCCACTCTTTGATCGCGTCTATGAAGGCGTCCCCGTATTTTTCCAGTTTGACGCTGCCTACTCCGGGAACCTCAAGGAAAGCCTCTCTGTCTGACGGCAGTGTTTCGCACATCGCGGAAAGGGTCTTGTCAGAGAAGACAACATATGGGGGTACCCCCTCTGCTGCAGCCAGCTCTTTTCGCAGTGTTCGCAGAGAATCAAAAAGCTCTTCATTTACACTCTCTACTTGCTTGCGCTTCCGGATAGAAAGGGGCTTTTCAGCGCTTTCTTCGTGCTTTCGCATCAGAAGTTTTGTGTCGCTTTTCAGAAACTGTGTTGTCCTGCCGGTAAAAGAAAGTACGGGAAATTCTCCGTCCTCGATTTGCAGGAAGCCTTCGGCGGTCAGGAAGTTTACCATATTTCGTATAGCTTCAGCTTTGTATCCTTTCATGATCCCCCAGGTGGAGATCTTGTCAAAACCGAGGGACTTTATCTGGGCCTTCTGTGAACCTCGCAGCACATCTGTCAGGATCGCACTTCCAAACTTTCGTCCGCCTGTATGTTCGGCCATACGGTAGACAGAGGATATTATCTTTTTTGCCTCTGTAGTGATATCGACAAGGTCTGTCTGCGATGTGCAGCTACCGCAGGAACCGCAGGTTTCAGGCACATCCTCTTCACCGAAATAGTTCAATATCCATGATCTCAGACAGCCGGTCGTATGGCAGTAGTCAACCATTCCGCGAAGTTTAAGGTATGCTGCTTTTTTTGTCGCGGCATCCTCACTAAGCGATATAAAGTAACGCCCGGTCATTATGTCCTTTTCTCCGAAGAGCAGGATACAGTCCGCAGGCAAACCGTCGCGTCCTGCACGTCCGGCCTCCTGATAATAGGCATCCATAGTCGCGGGCATGTTGTAGTGGATCACATAGCGAACATTAGATTTGTCGATGCCCATTCCGAAAGCGTTGGTGGCAACTATGATCCCGACCTTGTCATATATAAAAGCTTCCTGGCTCTGCAGCCGTTCATCGCTGTCCAGGCCGGCATGATAACGTACTGCGCTTATGCCGCTTCGGCATATTTTATCGCGTACCGATTCAACTTCCTTACGCGTTGAACAGTAGACTATGCCGGAGACGTTTGGAAATTTTTTAACATACTCCAGCAGGTATTTTGTCTTGTCAGCCGGATGTTCAATCTGAAAAAAGAGGTTTTCTCGGTCAAATCCCGTCGTAACAGAAAAAGGGGATCTAAGTTCAAGCTGGCGGATAATATCTTCTCTGACCTCGGGAGTTGCAGTAGCAGTGAACGCAGTAACAACAGGACGCTGTCTCAGCGATGCGATAGCCGGTGCGATGTTCAGATAGGAAGGGCGGAAGTCATGTCCCCACTGGGAGACACAGTGTGCCTCGTCAACTACTATCAGGGCAATGTCCAGTGAATGGAGGAATTCGATGAAACCATTATTCTCGAGGCGTTCCGGCGCTATATAAAGCAGCTTTATCCTGCCGCTGCTTACAAGGCGGAAGATGGAGACCACTTCGTCCCATGTCATGGAACTGTTTATCGAGGCGGCCTGTACGCCACTCTGACGAAGTGCGTCGACCTGATCCTTCATAAGGGAAATAAGCGGGGATATTATTATGGAAACCCCTTTGTTCAAAACTGCAGGGATCTGGTAACAAAGCGATTTTCCTGCGCCTGTAGGCATTATCGCCAGTGCGTCATTGCCCTTCAGGATATTGTCAATGATCTCCTCCTGCCCTCGTCGGAAGGAGGTATAACCGAAAATATTTTTAAGCATATCAATAGGCTGCGGCAAAACAAACATTCCTTTATGATCATTTGAACAATGAGTATAGCACGGGAAAAATAATAAGTTTCAATCTGCAAGGATCCCTTTCAAGTTGAAGCCTATCCAATGTTACATTCATTCAACTAAACAAATTGGTGGTCAGTCATAAGTTTTTAATTTCTTAACTTCATTATGCAGTTCATCAACATCAGAAGTGATCATTCTTCTCTGCTCATCGAATTTGCGATACTCTTCAAGGGCAAGCGCATCGGCGACTTCCCGGCTGACCTTGCCCGGATTATCCAGCACTTCTCTTTCGTTGAATTCTAAAAATTCCCCAAGCTTTTTCTCCCAGTCACGCATGTACATTGGCATTTGTCTTTTCGCCATCAGCTCAGCATAATCAAGATACATTGAGACAATTCGGTTAAAGAAGTCCATTTCCTCTTTATTAAGATAATTTTTTGCAACGGTCACATCACTCTTTCTTACCTTTGCACCTTTAAAAGAAGTTAGCCCCATGTTGTCTTTTGCTGCATCTGCACGTTCTGCAATTAGTTCGGGAGCTGTATGTCCGTGTGTGGCATAGTGCAGTTTATTTTGTACTGTTTAAAAAAACAGATCGGCTTGTTCGCTGTGGCTGTCATAATCAATTGAAGTAGCAAAAATTTCTTTGATTTTATGGTAGAATCTTGCTTCACTTGCACGGATCTCACGGATACGCTCCGGCAGTTCATCAAAGTAATCCGCACCAAATTCTTTAGGGTTCTTTAGGCGTTCATCGTTCATTACGAATCCTTTTTTCATGTATTCGGTAAGCACATTTGATGCCCAGCGCCGAAAATGAATGCCTCTATTATTTCTGACACGATATCCTATAGCAAGTATCATGTTTAGGTTATAATGTTTGACTTGACGCTCAACGTAGCGTGCGCCCTCACTTTGAACTTGTAAGAAATCCTTACATGTTGGAGTCTCTTCAAGTTCTCCGTCGGCAAAAATATTTTTCATGTGAAGCGTTATATTTTGCGGAGTTGTTTGATAAAGCTCAGCTATGTTCCGCTGTGACATCCAGATATTTTCATCTTGAAAATAAACCTCTATTTTTGTGTCACCTTTTTCGGTTTGATATATAAGGATCTTGCCGATACCTTCAAGTTTGTTTTCACCGTTCNNNNNNNNNNNNNNNNNNNNNNNNNNNNNNNNNNNNCATTTCGATCTGACCTATATCAAATATTATCACCTTTGGCCGTAACAAGCCACACAAAAAAATAGCAGTTGATCAAATTAACATACTATATGAATATATAAATTTAACATTCGAAGGGGATTTTGCGAAAGTTGGATCTGTGCTTACAAGAAAGAGACTAGACTGCATGGCTTAATCACTTCATTTGTTTCTTTTGTATTGATCTTAATTCTTGTACAACCAAGAAGACTTGGAAAGGCTTTATACTTATCTTTTTTTAAGCCGTTTTTCCGTCAATAGCTATCAGGATCTAATCCTCACTTTTAACATAAAAGAGTCATTTTAAGGCAACAGTAGTATAATTAGACGATAAAAAGAAACCATCCGGAAGCTCGGTTTAATTTTTATAAAACAATCCCTCTGTTCGATCTGTTGAAATTGCGCCTCATAGGCTCAATATAATTAGAGATAGTCTTATTTCAGCAAATCCTGTGGGGCAATAGAAACTCTGCAAAAAAATATTATCAAAAAGCTGTTGGGATCCTCTTGATGACTAAAGCTCAAACTAAATCTACTCTTGGTACTGCAAATTTAAACTTTCAAAAGCCAATTAATAAATAATAAAAAAACTCAATTTTGTTTAGCGCAACAGGGTCATTTTTATATTTATTCTGCCTGTATACCGCAAAGGAGGTCATATCATCCGGTAGATGATTATTGGTGATCATAATGTTGTCATTATCAAAATGTGGCCTTAGAAATACCTTATTTCTTCTATTGAAAGGGAGACTAACAATAATTTATTGGAGGGATCAACATGTCTTTCAAAAAAGAAAACGGACTTAAGGGCAGCAGAGACCTTACGAAGATGCGAACTCCACACACATACGCAATTATCTTTTTTGTAGTGCTTTTCTGCTGGATCCTGACGTTCATCGTTCCGGCAGGCAGATTCAGCGTTCATGACATTGAGTACAAGGGAGCAGCCGGCGAGACAAAGACTCGAACTGTCCTGATGCCGGAGACATTCAGGTACAGTTATGACCTGAATGCTCAAAACCTGTCTTCGGAGCTGACAAAGCTCTCTGAGAACACAGATGCAGCGAAAGAGGCAGGTGTTGACCAGGGAGCGCTCCAGGAGTTTGTCAAGACGGACTCAACTAAATGGAGTCAGTCTGACCTGGATGACCTTGGACTGACTGATGACGTACTCTACAAAATGTACGGGGAATCGATCTATGACACCAACAATAAATTGCACAATACAGCAAAGATCTGGGGTACAGATGATTTTTACGGATTCGGCTTCCTCAACTACATCTTTGAGGGACTTGTAACAGGAAGCAAGTACGGTTCTGCAGTCGGTATCGTTGCGCTTATCCTTGTGGTTGGCGGAGCTTTTGGGATCATAATGAAGACAGGTGCCGTCGAATCCGGCATCTATGCTTTCATAAGGAAGACGAAGGGGCTTGAAAAACTTGCCCTGCCTCTCTTGTTCTTCTTATTTTCACTTGGCGGTGCCACCTTTGGCATGTCTGAGGAAGTTATTCCGTTTGCAATGATAATGGTACCCTTTGTAATAGCGCTCGGGTATGACTCGATCGTTGCCGTAACTGTGACCTTTGTTGCATCCCAGGTCGGCAACGCCACCTCATGGATGAGTCCCTTCAGTGTCGCCATCGCCCAAGGGATAGCAGATATTCCGGTACTTTCCGGAGCAACCTTCAGGCTTACGCTCTGGTGCATAGTGACTGCGCTTTCTGCAGGTTACATGATGCTCTATGCTGAAAAGATCAGGAAAAACCCACAGCTCTCCGTCGTTTACAACTCTGACAGCTATTTCAGAAACAAGATCGAAAACACAACGGAAGAAGAAATGCGCTTCACACTCGGGCACAAGTTGATATTGCTTGAGATGCTGGCTGTACTGATCTGGATAATCTGGGGCGTTACACAAAAGGAATACTACATCCCGGAGATCGCTTCCCAATTCTTTGTGATGGGTCTTGTTGCGGGTATAACGGCGGTCATCTTCAAACTAAATAACATGGGTATAAATGAAATGGCCTCCTCTTTCCAAAGCGGAGTCGCCGACCTTGCCGGAACTGCGGTTGTTGTCGGCATGGCAAAGGGGATACTGCTTGTCCTCGGTGGCGCTGATGCAACAGTCGCGTCTGCACTTAATACGATACTCTACAGCATCGGCAACATGCTTCAGGGAGTCCCTGCCATTATTACAGCATGGTGCATGTACATATTCCAGAGTCTCTTCAACCTCGTGGTCACATCCAACTCAGGACAGGCAGCCCTTACAATGCCTATCATGGCTCCGCTTTCCGACGTTGTAGGCGTATCGAGACAGATAGCGGTACTGGCCTATCAGATGGGCGCCGGTTTTGTCGATGCTTTCACACCTGTTTCGGCAAGCCTTATCGGGGTGCTCGGAGTTGCGCGCATTGACTGGTCGACCTGGGCAAAATTCCAGATAAAGATGCAGGGATTCTTCTTCCTGATGGGTACTATTGCTATCATCGTAGCAATATCGATCAACTTCCAATAGTCGAGGACTAAATAGGATGTAGGGGGTGAAGATCAAAATGATCACCATAATACGAAATGCAGATGTCTACGCTCCGGAACATCTGGGCAAAAAGGACGTCCTGCTGCTTGGCAATAAGATTGCGGCAGTAGACGATCACATTTCTTTCGACATCAAAGGCAAGGTAGAAGTAACAGAGATCGATGCGGAAGGGAAATCATTGGTCCCGGGGTTCATAGACTCACATGTCCATATCCAGGGTGGAGGCGGTGAGGGCGGATTTTCCACAAGGACGCCCGAAGCGACATTGACAGATATAACCACTGCGGGTGTAACGACCGTTGTAGGCTGTCTCGGAACAGACGGCACAGCAAGAGACATGGTCTCTCTCCTTGCAAAAGCAAAGGGCCTTGATGAAGAAGGCATCACCACATACATATACACCGGATCATACAGGCTTCCGGTAAAAACGATAACCGGAGAGATAATGAAGGATATCATGGTAGTCGATAAGGTCATCGGGATCGGAGAGATCGCGATATCAGACCATCGTTCCTCGCAGCCTGCCTTCGAAGAGTTCGTGAGGGCTGTCTCTGATGCGCGAGTAGGTGGAATGCTTTCAGGAAAAGCCGGGATAATAAACGTCCATCTTGGCGACGGCAAAAGAAAGATAGATCTGATAAAAAGAGCTGTCAAAGAGACGGAGATCCCCCTTGCCCAGTTCCTGCCTACTCACATCAACAGAAATCAGGAACTTTTTGAAGAGTGCGTAAAGTATGCCAAAGAGGGGGGCTACATCGATTTCACAGGAAGCGACGATCCCGACTTCTGGGAAAAAACTGACGGAGAAGTCCGCTTCAGCAAAGGACTCCGGAGACTTTTGGATGAAGGGATCTGCCTTGATAATTTCACTATCTCCTCGGACGGGCAGGGAAGCCTTCCGATATTCAACGAGAAAAAGGAGTATGTGGGACTGGGCGTAGGCAAGTCGCACTGTCTTATCAAAGCAATAAAAGAGTGCGTTTTCCGAGAGAACATTCCCCTGGAAACAGCGATAAGGGCACTGTCCTCCAACCCTGCCAAGATCCTTAAACTTAAGACAAAAGGAAACATCATGGCCGGAATGGATGCAGACCTCTGCATCCTGGACAGGGATATCGACGTTGACACAGTGATCGCAAAAGGCAGGATCATGGTACGCGGAAAGAAACCGGTGGTGTTTGGTACTTTTGAACAAAGCATCTAACCGCGTGCTGTGTGAAGATATTGTTAGCCAATATTGGTCTGATCAAGGGGCAAATCAGTATGTGGGGCAGCAATCCTACCCCTCATACTGATTTATGCAAATGTAAAATATCATTTTATATTTACTTAAGTTTTTAGTTGTCAGAACTGACTAGCCGAGAATGTGGTCCTTTATTTTGATAAAGATAACAGTCTGATTTTTTAAGGATATCTTGCCGACCTGATATCCGTGATCAAGTAATTCTTTTTTGTATTTCAGGAAAGAGTGGTCTATTGGAACACCCGCGATTTTCCCTATCTCCTCAAAAGAGAGAATCATTATATCCTTGTCCTCTCTCTTTATATGCTCCCAAAGCCGATCATATTTGCTCATTCAGATCACCTGCTCAATATATTTATTTGACGGATCAAGGTCTTACCCCCTTTGGGCCTTTAGAGATAAGCATTGCTGCTGCTGCGAGAACAGCCGGAAGGGACAATTCATGGGGCACTGCAACGTATCTCGGCTCCCAGATGGGTTTGTATTTTTCTTTGTAATGCCTAAGCCCCTGGAAATTATAAAATGTATTCCCGTGCTCATATAACATTTCAGCAGTCCTGCCCCATAGCGACCCGTTAAGCCCACCTGTCACTCCGGAAAGCGGCGCCATCCCCAGGTCGAAATAGGCGTACCTCTCCTCTTTTGCCCACAGCATAAGATTCAAAAAGAGGAATTCCATCGTATCTGAAGGAGCGTTGTCCATGTATCTCATCATGTCGGGTGAGACCTCATTTTTGCCTGCGCTTGTCCAAATGTTTGCAAATGCCTGTATTTCTCCGTCTCGCTCTACTACTGCGATCTTAAAATTACTAATGTATTCTTCGCTGAAAAAGCCCAGTGAAAATCCTTTTTCATGCCCCTGCTTCGATTTGAGCCACTGCCCGGATATTTCCCTGAGCCTGGGGAGTACAGTTTTGACCTCATCATCAGAGAGAATACGGAATGCGGAACCATCCCTGTCCAGTTTTTTAAGGGTATGTCTCTGTCCGTGCCATTCGGATCCCTTCTCAAAAGAGAGATCTGCAAGGGGGACCTTGGCGTTTTCCCCGATCTTTACCGATGCAAGTCCCTGTTCTATGTAAAGGGAGAGGTCCCTCTCCGATACTTCGTAATAAACAACTTTCTTTCCGTTCATATCAGCTTTTTCCCTGAAGGACCATGTCAGGTCCCGGAATTCTTCACCTTCTCCAAAGAGGTCCCCCATAACGAACCAGTATGGCCCCTCTTCAGCAAAACATATCATCGACCTGCCCGTCGGACTGAAGAAGAATGATTTGTCCCCCGTCAGTGCAAGGAATGCCGACGCGTCCGGGGACGATTTTGCTATATTTAGCGCCTTTTCAATATCCGTCCCGGTAGGAACCATTGAAATATCCGGCTTCACCCTGAATAGTTTTAATAGGGGAAGAACAAGTGCGGCGGCGGAAAGCGTGACGCTTGCCCTTAAAAACCACGGGGCCTTTCCGGAGAGCGCGAACTGCAGAATACTGAGGCTTGCATATTCTGAATGCCTGAACGAAAAATAGCCAAGCCATGCTGAAGAGGTCAGAACAACTGCCGCAGGCATCACCCTGTCAAACGATATGCCGGGCGAAAGAAGCTTAGATTCCCTGTCGAAATTTTTCCGGGCCGCCATAAGAGGCAGAAGTAAAACTCCCAGTATCAGGGCCTCCTCATAATCAAGACCTTTTAATACAGAAAAGCCGATACCCGCAGCCATTAAAGCAATTGTCAGCATCCATGCAACGCGAAGCCTTCTCTTTATTCCCTGAGCGAGAAAGAGGAGAAAAAGGCCTGCCAGACTGCTCAGGAAGTGAGATATCTCGATGATATCCATCGGTATAAATTTATCAAGTATGGCGAGCCGCTGCGGCAGTCCCGGCGTTGAGCCTGAAAATAACAGGACCGCACCGGAAGCGAAGACCCCCAAAGACAAAATCGCGGGGTATATCCCAATAAATTCTTTCCCTGCGCTAAGAGTCGCACTTTTTACATCTCCGCACGTGGAAATTAGTTGGCGTCCTCCCATCAGAACAGCTGAAAGGCAGAGTGGAAACAGGTAATAGATCACCCTGTAGACCAAAAGTGCACCTATCATTTCTGTCCCCGAGTACCAGGGAGAAAGGGTCACCATAAGGGTCGAGTCCAGAACTCCAAGCCCTCCCGGAACCTGACTCATTCCACCCAGAAGCACAGAAATGACGTAGCATCCCGTGTAGTGGAAAATAGAAATGTCGCTGTTCGGCAAGAGAGAGAAAAGGACCATTGATGCACATAGATAATCGGCTGCGGATATCATGATCTGTGCAATAAAATATTTGAGCGGGGGAAGGGATATATCCTCTCCCCTGATTTTTATGCTTTTCCCGGACCAGCTGAGAAGTGCGGCGGAAATTACAAATATAAGTAATAAGAAGCCGGGTATTTTTCCCCATTTTTCCAGCAAATGTATCCGCGCTATCATACCGGCAGGTTCCGAGAGTAAAAGTACTCCAAGTATCCCTGCGGATCCAAACCATATAGTCAGGTTGCAGAAGCCAAGGACTTTTGCCGTCTCCGAGGTGTTCAACCCGTAAGCGCTGTATATGCCGTATCTTGTTGAACCTCCGGTGAGCAGGGACATTCCCAGGTTGAACGAGATCGTGTTGCTGACGAATGAGGCAAATCCGACCTTTGTCCAATGAAGTTTTTTGCCAATATATTTCAGCGCAAGACCATCATTGAGAGTGAGTATAGCGTAGTTTATTATCGTGAAGAATAAGGCAAGGAGGAGCCTGTAATCAGATATTTCCCCGACCGATCTCCTTATGTCCGCAAAATTGTACTGAGAAATTTCTTTATGGAGAAAATATACGGCAAAGGCTGTGATGACAAGGCCTATTAACTTGATGATCTTTCGTCTTGTCGGGAATTCCACTGAAGACCACTCCTTACAACATTTAATATCAGCCGCTCTAGATTTTACGGCCTTTATATTTTAGTATTTTGGATAAGCCTGCTCGACCATTCAAGCATGTTTTTTGAGAGCTCTTTGAATCGGTCATCATCAAGTATGGGAGCATCAAAAAGGGACATTGACTCAAGAAGTTTTCTCTCTTCTTCAGGCAGGAGAGGGATCAGGTCGGATTTTTTCTTAATAAAATCACCTGTCTCGTAAAAATGCTCCGCGATCATTACAAAAAATGATGTCTTGTATAGTGAGCGCAGGATCTGCGCATCGTATTCGTGGAGGAAGTTATGGCTGCACATGTGATAGATGTTGCAGGCTCCCAGTAAGACAGCTCTTTTGACATCAGACCTATTGATCAGGGGCAGCAGATGATTTATGCTGCCAAAGTAAGGCGCCGTATCATGATAGAACTGGAAGAGATCAGCTTTATCCCAATTTGTCAGCTCGTTCCTGCCGGAGACAAAACCGCAGATTTTTTCCCTATGTGGCATTTCGCCGATCAGATCCTTATACCTTTCCAAATCGCTCATAGCAAGCTCGCTGAAAATCACGACCACATCTATGTCGCTGCTCTCCGTGGCCTCTCCTCTGCCGTAGCTTCCCTGTAAGCCTATAAATTCAAGTTTTTCTCCAAAAGCAGCCCTCAGTTTTTCAGTAAAACACTTCATCCAGACTTCGATTTCCAGCATATTTGTTTCCTTCCCAGTATAAGTTTTACTCTGCAGATCTGACTTGTTTAAGGATCGTTTCAGCCATCGGCGAGAAGACACGCACATAAGATTCAATATCATCCAAATGCAGTAAAATCTCTTTTTCATCTATTCCGGCAGGCGCATACACCGTATATATGACCTGCTTTGTTTCTGGACCGATGCAGGTTCTTCTGTCGGGTCCTCTAAGGATACTCGAAATGACAGCTTCACCGTCTGTTATCATAATGTCCCCCGGCACTGTATTTGCCTCTTTGCCGTTCATGCAGATATAACTCTCTTCTCCGGTCGCAATTTTGAGTAGGATCGGTTCAATGAGTTTTTCAAGGTCATGTCCTGCTGTCAAGATCATGTTCTTCATTTCAGCCATAAACATCGAATCTACCAGTCCTGAGACGCTCATCGACTTTTTGCCATGGGCGACAGATTCCAATTGCTGAAGCACATGGTAGGTATACCCATATTTTTTATAATAAGAAACGTAGGCCGCCATAGGATGGATTTGCTTAAGTTCCTGCCTGTCCATCTGCGCGTACTTCTCTCTTATCTCTTCTTCAAGGAGGCATTTGACCTTATCCAGTGCATCACTCGATCTGGGATTCTCAACGTTGGAAATCGCCAGCAATCCGATCTGACATCCGTAGGCTTTTTCGTTCAGTTCATTCTGGATCATGATCATTGCCCAATTACCTCCTGATATTTTTGAGATCTTTCCACAATTTATTCGTTCATTGGCAATTGAGACAGGTAACAGATTATGGCTACTCAATGCCAAGCGACATTTCCCAAACGAACTCAAAATAGGTTTCAAATGCTATGTAGTTAATATATTTTCTAAACAGGATAGCATTCTTTCTGAACTGCTATGGCAAAGGTTCAGTAGTTACAACTTACAAGCACTTACCAACCGCTTCACGCGGCATGATTTTGGCCGCAGTTTCACTATTGTACTGTTAAGCCAGGGCTGCCCCTGTCTCAATTGCACAAATTATTTCTTTTCAACACCAGTAACCTTCATCTTTCCATCGATTAGCTTTTTGGTGGTCTTGACCTCATAAAGCTTCAATTTTCCGTTTGCATCCTTAAGCTTCTTATATTCGGTTATCACTGTTTCGATAAGCAGAGGCCGTCCGTTGG from Synergistetes bacterium HGW-Synergistetes-1 includes these protein-coding regions:
- the recQ gene encoding DNA helicase RecQ, with translation MFVLPQPIDMLKNIFGYTSFRRGQEEIIDNILKGNDALAIMPTGAGKSLCYQIPAVLNKGVSIIISPLISLMKDQVDALRQSGVQAASINSSMTWDEVVSIFRLVSSGRIKLLYIAPERLENNGFIEFLHSLDIALIVVDEAHCVSQWGHDFRPSYLNIAPAIASLRQRPVVTAFTATATPEVREDIIRQLELRSPFSVTTGFDRENLFFQIEHPADKTKYLLEYVKKFPNVSGIVYCSTRKEVESVRDKICRSGISAVRYHAGLDSDERLQSQEAFIYDKVGIIVATNAFGMGIDKSNVRYVIHYNMPATMDAYYQEAGRAGRDGLPADCILLFGEKDIMTGRYFISLSEDAATKKAAYLKLRGMVDYCHTTGCLRSWILNYFGEEDVPETCGSCGSCTSQTDLVDITTEAKKIISSVYRMAEHTGGRKFGSAILTDVLRGSQKAQIKSLGFDKISTWGIMKGYKAEAIRNMVNFLTAEGFLQIEDGEFPVLSFTGRTTQFLKSDTKLLMRKHEESAEKPLSIRKRKQVESVNEELFDSLRTLRKELAAAEGVPPYVVFSDKTLSAMCETLPSDREAFLEVPGVGSVKLEKYGDAFIDAIKEWRSSS
- a CDS encoding beta-aspartyl-peptidase, which codes for MITIIRNADVYAPEHLGKKDVLLLGNKIAAVDDHISFDIKGKVEVTEIDAEGKSLVPGFIDSHVHIQGGGGEGGFSTRTPEATLTDITTAGVTTVVGCLGTDGTARDMVSLLAKAKGLDEEGITTYIYTGSYRLPVKTITGEIMKDIMVVDKVIGIGEIAISDHRSSQPAFEEFVRAVSDARVGGMLSGKAGIINVHLGDGKRKIDLIKRAVKETEIPLAQFLPTHINRNQELFEECVKYAKEGGYIDFTGSDDPDFWEKTDGEVRFSKGLRRLLDEGICLDNFTISSDGQGSLPIFNEKKEYVGLGVGKSHCLIKAIKECVFRENIPLETAIRALSSNPAKILKLKTKGNIMAGMDADLCILDRDIDVDTVIAKGRIMVRGKKPVVFGTFEQSI
- a CDS encoding nucleotidyltransferase domain-containing protein encodes the protein MLEIEVWMKCFTEKLRAAFGEKLEFIGLQGSYGRGEATESSDIDVVVIFSELAMSDLERYKDLIGEMPHREKICGFVSGRNELTNWDKADLFQFYHDTAPYFGSINHLLPLINRSDVKRAVLLGACNIYHMCSHNFLHEYDAQILRSLYKTSFFVMIAEHFYETGDFIKKKSDLIPLLPEEERKLLESMSLFDAPILDDDRFKELSKNMLEWSSRLIQNTKI